In Metopolophium dirhodum isolate CAU chromosome 5, ASM1992520v1, whole genome shotgun sequence, the sequence aacattttatttttgaaatttagtttaagtataaatgtgtgattttaagtgtatttttgtaatttaatttatacatcaaTGGGTGGTTTTATGTGTTTGAGACGATAAAAGTATCAGAAATTCAATAtaacgtttagttttttaaatattaataaatctttaaagtgatatttttgttaaacggCACATCATggccatttaaatataaaataaaaattctaatatatttctcagatttttaatatttaaaaaactaaacgttttattgaaattctgatACTTGTATCGTCTTAAAACACAAAAAaccacaaaattataaataaattaaatttcaaatataaaaattttaggtTGGTAAAGTGTTGTGTATAGCGGGGAACTTTTACAAGTATAAGATATGAAATTACAATGAGCAGGGCCCAAAGACTTACGCGTATTTTTTCAATTGCTCATAACTTATTGAATAATGTGAGTAGAAACATAAAACCTATACCATTATCCTTAGAATTGAACATTCTTTCAAAatgatttcaaaattttttatgttgtgtgctcttttaaataatgataaaatgcaAAAATTTAAGTACCAGGAAAATTACACACtcaattagaaataaatattataaaaaaaaacttattgtgAACTTTCACTTGTTATTGACAACCTATGTGAAAATTGTaaacgtattaaataaatactaaattttcatGATAAAATTCATAgatgtaaatattcaatataaaataatgggaTAGGCTTTAAGATCTAAGGCACagagtattcaaatattttaatcaaaattacttaagaGTAGATGAAATGTCTAAAGCTGcttctatacatttttgttgatCATCGTGTACAAGAGGAGCTATATCCAAACCTTGACAAAATATTCTGCCGGCCGAAGACACTAGAACCACTTTACAAGTATCATCATTTTCTAAATGATTCAACTCTCTCATCAATTCTTCcattacctaataaaatacaaataaaaatatattttacaacataaaataatcacCCACTAACTATCAAAAAACAGGACTTACTGATATATTTAAAGCATTTTTCATAACGGTTGAAACTGGTGTTAATGTAATATGAACGACTCCGTCGTAACGTCTTAAAGTGATTTCATTATAAGTAGTATCTTCAACCTCTTTTTTAATGCTTTCTGCTAATGAtcctgtaaaaaaaacaaaacttattaaaaactattttaacttaatttcaaACATAAACTTTACTTACTCGAAAGTTTTGTCGATGCTGGTACTGgttgttttttaactttttggttATTAGAATTCTTGGTTTTAACTGAACTTTTATTTGTTCCTTTGCTCACTTCAACAAATGGCGGATCgcttgaattcaataatatatcattggagtttttattttttcgggtATATACTCTCAAGGCTTTTACAGGTGTGTGTTTTATAGTCAAGTTATTAATAGGTACAGTTTCAGGAACTGAAAGTATTGGACTACCACCAACACTAGATGCTTCACTACTTGACGAatgttttctaataattttagaCTCGTCAGCTGGAATAGCTTTTCTACCAGAGAAATTTCCCAAACATTTTGAAGACTGATCAGAACCTTGCGAATCTATAGAAGTTTTCCTTGTACACTTATTCTCAGGTGAAATAGATGGAGTACACACATCTGAACGCCGCCCAAGGCGGTTAGATGACAACGACGCAGTAGCTGGAGAACTCATTTTAAGCATGGCATTTTTAACCAATTTAGTTTTCAACATTAGGTCTTTTTTCTTGCGCCTAGTTGAAGGAAGAATATTCTTTGCACTATTGTTACCAGGGGATCTTCTTTTTTCAAGggaatatatcatatttattgctCCTTCATCACCTAAAAGACGATTAATTTCTCTCATTGTCCTTGCTTTAACGACatcattagttttaatttcaggCACGATTTCTTCTTCAGTATTCTCACTAACAACCTCATCATTGGGAATTGGCTCCACTTTAATGATTGATTGACGTTTGTcagtatatgatttaatatattgatcAATAGCTATTTTAACTTCGGGTACATCATCAGGTGTTGGTTTCTTACGTTTCAAAGCAGAACCAAGATCATTTTTGGCTAATAGTTTCTTAtcaatttctatttttcttttagcatAAAGAGAATCAAATCTTTTTGGTCTTGAAACTTCTTGTAGCTGTTTTAAAGCTATTTGCTTTTCTAACTCTGGATCCAATTTTGGTTTAGATCTTTTAGTTCTAGTAGTGCTTCggattattttctttttaattatagttGGTTTAGGTGGTGTTGTAAGTATTGGTGTTGACAAAGGAATTGCCAATGGCACATCTGGTAATTGGCTAGCATCCACTTCAATAGTCTCAAAATCTTCGAGTATAGCAATTAACTCTTCATTAGAAgatattttttcatcatttttatcTTCAGACACATTATTGACTTGATGATCAGCTGACTGATCTAAAATTTGAAGAGTATTAGTTATTTGTTCAATATGTTTAGAATCATTAACTTCTATGGATTCTTTGGAAACATTATTGGATTCCTGAACATCCGGACTTTGAATAttgcttaaattattttctatagattGTGTTGTGCTTGGTAGTTTAACATCTGGTTTATTATTAGTATCGGGTTTGCTAATTGTTGGTTTACTACTTGTATCTACGTCAGATTTCtctgattttttatttgataattcatttttagtattggataattttttggggtttttatttaaatcttttgATTTCCCATCTGGGGTTTTTGATCCAGAAATGTTATTAGACAGTCTGTGTGATAATTTCATGGAAAAAAGTTTGTCTGGCTTATCAACACGGGTTATTGGATACTTCTGTTGAAACCTTTCAAATAACTCCTTAGCGATTTCATCTTGCGTTACGATTTGGCTTGTCATGTGAATGTAGGGCACTTTAACACCAAATCTAGGTTTCAACATTCGTTTTCCAGAACGAGGAAGTGTTTCTTCAGACAAAGACGCCATATCACGTCCAGCGATATGTTGAGGTATTGTAACAGATATTTTGTCTTTCGTTAAAACTAACGAACCATCAGCTTTTTTGGTTTCACTAACTAAGctctttgttttaataattttattgttaacttCATTAATTTTAACAGCATCTTCTTTATTTGTAGTGGCAGATTCAGAAGTGTCTGTAATGTCATTGGCGATTTTATTAGGTTCTTCGGTTTCATTTACTTCATTCACCGGCTCGACAACTTTGTCTTCCACATCGACAACTTTGTCTTCCACATCGACAACTTTGTCTTCCACATCGACAATTTTGTCTTCCACATCGACATTCATTTGCGAGTCATCTTCCTTCTCTGGTGCCTGGTCGTTGGACACGTTGTTCACAGTTGATGCCTCGGTCGGCGCAGAGATATCACCGTCAACTACAGTATCAACGGACGCACTGCCCTCTTCGTTTGGGATTATTTCGATGACGACGTCGGTGATCTCCATTCGATCTTGCGAGTCATCTTCGCACGTCTCTATGACATCCATGCCGCTGGCGTCGTCCACGGTCACTTCGTGCACCTCGGGGGAGTCGTCTTCCACCACACCGTTCGCCTTGTCCATGTCCAGCAGGACGACCTCTTCGCCGTCGGAATGACACTGGTAATCGTTAACCTCGACGACTTCCATGGCTGTAGTGCTCGCCCAGCGACGACGAATaatcacaacaacaacaacaacaacaacaaagatAATAACTACGGCCGGTGAGCGTTCGCGAGATAAGAACGTCGAAGTTGCGCAAGTCTTGCAGCTGTACTCTACTGGTCACTGGCGTACCCTGCAACGGTCGGCGGGACTCGACACGAGACGGACTGACCACTGGCGGCCACTAAGCGCCCGGCATGTCAGCTTGTCGCTAAACACCGGTCGTCTGTGCGTGCGAGGTGGACGGGACGGTAAACGCGTCGCGCGCTGGGCGGGCGGTCCGTTCGGCGATCGGTGCGTGCACGGATCTGACTAACGGCACTCGACGTCACTCGTCACGTCCCGAGATGGTGAAAAACGCCATTTTTAACGAAACGCGCCGCACGACGAAAAATCACAATTAATAATGTCCCGAACTCGCGATGGAAGACTGGTGCGAGCGAGACGGACGCAATATCGTACAGTGACACAACACACCGACCACAGTGGTCCTAACTCTTAAAAactcgcacgcacacacacgctcaacaaaataatataacgcaCACGCGCACACGCCGCACCACggagataaataataattgtgtgtgtgtaaaatatattgtatttgtgtataatgtACGGGACAGGACGGAGCACACCGTGGCACACATGTTGCACGCGCTCGCCGTTCCGTTGGCACCCCTGTCCCGCCGATGGACTATAATTCCATTGGGTGTCAAAAGTCCGCGACGCCAAACCGTTTTCGGCTTTTCGTTCGGCGGGCGGCGGCGCGGCGTGCAAGTTCTATACGCGTTTTACGGTAAAacgacattttgaaaatatattattcagatCTGTATTTATATCATGTGcacgacattattattatctcaatAGTTAATGACCAATGTCCTGAGAGAAATTTTATAATCAGTGGCTCGTCACCGTGCGAGTTTCGAGTACCTATGCACAATATTAATTGAACACCATAATAATAGTGTAAGTACCAGTGGCGCCTTGGCGGTGAAATGATTTCGtcaagagggggggggggatacgTCTGATTTTCAACATGCgctatttgattatttaaaagtaaaggAACAAATTCACTTTAGCCACTCAAATTATTACTCAAACGACAAATCATACTTTTCTTTATCTTTGAATTAGTAAAGCCGTTTGAGGCGGTGTTTTTAacaactaaatataaattatttcctaaaaagtaaaaaggtagactgtgtagtatattatatttaaaacattcgaGTATTAGTAGACATTAGTCAAAGGTTGTAGTTTCTACAAACTTGaaacttgttagttgttacacttcattatttattgtttgttaacttataaccacggactaagatatcttATTCCGTTACGTAATATCTTACTAATAGCCTGCAGAggctataggtaataaataataataaaaccgatattaaaattcaaaatattgattaagAAAAAccttaacacattttatttgtgtaaGTCTTATTGAATTACACTGTACAAATACACttgggtacctatacaattagaTAAATACCAGAAAGGCCAGAACTGATTCGTATTATTATCACGTAATCGATCGTGTCTAGTCtacctattatagtacctataacatatattatattatttataaagataaGATTTCGGTTTATGTGGTAAGTAATCGTTTTTCAGTTAACTAtatgcaattaataatattaggtatacaatattgttatagttCCAAACttccaaaaatgtatagttaacagtcagaaaaaagtattatataaagaactccagtaaaataatttttaaaatgtactcgAATACTTATTACTTGTCGAAAGTATTTGAAATTAGAATATCAATACtcaaatatactttatactcaGGTATCCAACCCTGGTCCCAGGTCCCAACTCCCAAGAGTGTCACAGTATAGGTACTAGGTGACAGAGTTAGAggtatcgtttttattttttgaattattcccAAAACGCTATTTGGTTATTAATGTATAGAATCATCACGGTTTAGTCGTGGTCTCTCGGCTcccgtttatttttatttattggttattattatttggtcggataattaacaattttaaacccGGGCCCCagagataacaataaaataagcctattttctttgaaatactttaaatatttcattatattagaTTAATTCGTTGgcgattaaattaaatatttagtatactcTATACCTTCTTAGTAGGTACCCACTTAATgagaaaatattctaaaaacaaaaatatcttcacacacacaaatatttatgtagtaAATTTTGTAATGTCATTAGGACGTTcggttaatatttaattaatttaaattcataataatatgtggcgtAGCAAGTATTATAGAATGGGGGAGGAAGTTTTgtcaaagcaaaaaaaaaacaaccgttTTATTACCTGATACAcgcaaaataaataagaatataaattataacataggtatcGATTTCACCAATTAAAATAAGcacatatttttctattttatttttttgattctaTTATAGCGTTACCCAGGAGGTTGGATTTTCATTgcttcccattttttttttgcaacttatttaaaaatatttttattattaggtacataatattatattaaatcattaagttattacaaaaataataaatctactaaaatcaaaaatcgcattttattttatttactgctatcgtatttattattaaattttatttttttccgacaACGCGATCCaatgtcataaatatttattcccTAACATCATCAagattaaattcattaaatttttttaaatgtattcatgtttttttacagttacgtttcgtatataggtataacaaaaaatgttgaactcgtctttatttattctaaatttactacttttaaaattatcaattataccCCACTTTTTACCATGACAGGTTTCGAAAACTTCATTAGTATTCACATTCATGATTCTTACATCTTACTGTACCTACTGCCTACAGTTAGTAAAACCGAATCAAACTGAGATACTGAATAATCGAATGAATAAAGAAATTTGTAGTCAATAGTCATATTGATACAGCCCATACaggtgtaataaatattatagtcttagatcatatatattatgttaagccACACATTTTCTGATTAGACTAATTATTGATACCAGGTAAAATGATAAGATcccttttatatatatttatgtgttcaAACGTAAGTTGTGTCTATTTGGTGACACTCAAATTGCCTCCCAAATGTAGGTAGGTGACATTTTTTTACTCGAATTGCCTCCGGGTGTTTTCGGAGGCAATTCGAGTATACCCAAACGGTTTACTCGAATTGCCTCCCATGACATACctggaatattaattaatatagttgtaGGTGTactatcgattattatattattccgtaatggtcaaaaataaaatgtgtaaggCAGTATTTCCCAGACAGATTAATTTTTCGAATGCAATAATCTTATCCGCGATTAGTGGTTATCAGTTAATGATTAGTCTATCATCACCAGTTCAACACATCAGTTTCGTTTTTGCAACCACAATAAATaacacgttattatatattatacatatacgtacatatatttttataaaaatgaacgtgATCAGCGAGATCAGCGAAAAGgataaaaccattataatatatgatggtTTTAAGTTTGGATACCAAAAAGAATTAGCTAATGACATTAAACAGTGGACatgtacgaaaaaaatatgtacagcttattttttatttattaaaacatttattttatacaaacttaaGTTTTTGACTGTATAATAGAATGAtatttcgtcattattatttttaatattattaactattactgCTGTGTCAGTCTATTTATTacagcatttattttatacaaacttaaGTTTTTGACTGTATAACAGAATGATATTTCATCTAAATTATGTtggatgtatttttttataaatcgattaATTATAGCTATCGCAGGCGATTCCAGTACAAGAGTAGGTAATGACCCTCTTAGGAGACAATcaagtgaataatatttttaaatcgggaggcaattcgagtgaataatatttttaaatcgggAGGCAATTCGGGTaaccttttgaaaaaaaaattcacggtGTCAATTCGTAGGTCAGATGGTCCGCTTGTAATTTATCGTATCAGATGCAATTAGATTTTCGAACAGCATGGTCTGATTGCCATTTGCCAGAACTCAGAATAGAAATCGTTCATCGATACTCGTCATGTTAACGTAGAGTGTAGGACAGAATGCATCTCTTActcaacactataatataatataatagatatagtCTTACTCTATATGATGCATCTATATTGTGAACCCACATTTCTATTTCATTAATTCAGCATTTCCCATCACGGCATCATTGCTTGGTTAGCGATGGTTAGTTTGGtaccacgataatattattatgcatttatgcataTTGTACGCAATAAAATACGCATAGTAGGTACAGTATAGGTACCTGTTTATAatccataaatataattatataaatacaatcgcTGATTTCCTACTATAATCAACTATAACAAATAATGCATTAAGCATAAATTGATGAGTACTAGAGGTCTAGAGAAATAGCCGCGATTCATAGTGtaacaataacatttaaaacaactCGGGAGAGTTTACACATTTCCTTCAGGTATCAGGTAAACATAATGTTGACCCGGGAGAGTTTACCATCGAGAGAGATTACTAGTTTTAAAAATCGGGAGAGTTTACCATATATAATCGGGAGTTTATCACCGCACTGTACACAAAACTATACACAATAGCTCTAAGGTTAGGTTATGCCTTGAAACTGCATTATAGTTAACGTGTCTTAACAGCATTTTGTTTTGCTTTTAGTGTTATTTTAATCGTGATAAATTTgcaaatagtaggtattaatgtaCAGCCATACAAGAGTAAGTTCTTAATAGGTACACCTATTTTCCAACTAACGACCTGCAGtgaccacggactaagatttTAGTCTGTTTTAACGACTAACCATTAATGACAACCACTAACGACTATATATAAAGACTATATGGAGAACGGACAAgacaaccattataatattatagccctcCGAGGAACGGACTATGAAGTACAGTCTTATACTCTTATGGGTTGGACTGTTGGAGGGGTAGCAGTGTAGTACTCATCCAtattccaaatataatatattgcatgtatattttattttatatacgtaaaatcgattagtaggtatattaaacatatatggCACCGCGACAAattcctattataattataatatggtaatcggtcaaaatatccaaatttatcGGTTTTTACGAAAATTAATAGATAACACTTTACTTTCTAATAAAATTCgatcaaatatcaaatattttaatgagcTCGTTTGTAGCAATAATATCACAAACATTagtcaaatactcaaataatataaaataaaatgtatggttaaaatttaaaatatttttcaaatattttgacccaacgaataaaattctataaataaaaaattataataaaaaagaaaaggaTGTATAGGAACTATTCCcggtttctatattatatttctatatctCCCCCAATCCACCCCTGAGTTGAGCTTTTAATTGTTGTTggaagctataataataattttaaaaaaattacaatatacaggATGTTCCGCGATGATTTACCCATTGCgatatctcctgagataataaatatatcataaatttgttttttttattagactcacGGAGACAAGGACTACACATACTTTACATCTTTAgcttaattaggtacctacattgtttggtaaaaaagtttattttttattttttatttttaaaacagttgaAGATAGCTCTAATATTCTAAAGTAaagatatatttaatgataagtatttaacggtaaatgattgaaaatatttttagttttttacgaaTACGAGCAGTTGTACCTACTTCCATTCTCCTTCAACGTACGCGGGGCCGCTACAGTACAATAGACTCAATAGTACCATCTTCATTCATAACTCTCACAGCATGCCTAACTGTGATTGAGGTAGATCTTCGTGTAGGGAAACTTTGCAAAAACATACGCCAAAGATTTGTGCGTCTTGCTCAAACAGTTCCGGcgacaatttaatttttgagtCGAATTCAGATGCCGGTCATAAAGGATTAAGTAGTCGTTCCGGACGTTATTGCCGTTATTGGTGCAAAGAATGCTACGCCAAGAATCAAAAGACGCAAGGATGCAAAATTACAACTACATAATGAGAAGATCAAGAAGATTGAAAAACAGTTTTTCAACCATATAAAaggatattttacaaaaaaattacttacttATAAGAATGATAGGAACGTCAGGCTGGGTAAACGAACAGAGCGCAGTTAACATGCCCGCACCTAGAGCGCAGCACATAATTgttcataactataataattattgttctgtGTTGGTAACTGTGTTCTGTGTAGTGTTCTCCATAAAAAGAGTAGATATACTTTATGAACAAAAGGGTCATAATTAGATATTCTAGCATTTCAAAGgctagagaaaaaaattaagagcACTCCTCAAAAAGTTTTTCTGGCTACGGCACTGATCATAATATATCttggaaaatattgaaaatattatcattttgatattttaggaAGATATTTATAACAGTTTTAATGTACAGAAGTTAGAGAAGGTATACCGATCAcatatcatagtaaataaagATTTTAGGAATCAGTATACTTAAGGATGTAATTTTGAATTACTTACATTGTTTATGCAATTTAATAAGTGTCCTGTggagatataaaattatatttttcaaattaacttgaaaaatgtcgatgtataaaaatcaaaattttaacaaGTAGGTAATTTCCAAGTTGTTAAGCTTGAGCagatactaaggataataggtccACGATAATAGGTTTATTAGGATATATGGGGTCTATAATGATTTACAAAtcatactaattaattatttattcatcaaaatct encodes:
- the LOC132944485 gene encoding uncharacterized protein LOC132944485 encodes the protein MEVVEVNDYQCHSDGEEVVLLDMDKANGVVEDDSPEVHEVTVDDASGMDVIETCEDDSQDRMEITDVVIEIIPNEEGSASVDTVVDGDISAPTEASTVNNVSNDQAPEKEDDSQMNVDVEDKIVDVEDKVVDVEDKVVDVEDKVVEPVNEVNETEEPNKIANDITDTSESATTNKEDAVKINEVNNKIIKTKSLVSETKKADGSLVLTKDKISVTIPQHIAGRDMASLSEETLPRSGKRMLKPRFGVKVPYIHMTSQIVTQDEIAKELFERFQQKYPITRVDKPDKLFSMKLSHRLSNNISGSKTPDGKSKDLNKNPKKLSNTKNELSNKKSEKSDVDTSSKPTISKPDTNNKPDVKLPSTTQSIENNLSNIQSPDVQESNNVSKESIEVNDSKHIEQITNTLQILDQSADHQVNNVSEDKNDEKISSNEELIAILEDFETIEVDASQLPDVPLAIPLSTPILTTPPKPTIIKKKIIRSTTRTKRSKPKLDPELEKQIALKQLQEVSRPKRFDSLYAKRKIEIDKKLLAKNDLGSALKRKKPTPDDVPEVKIAIDQYIKSYTDKRQSIIKVEPIPNDEVVSENTEEEIVPEIKTNDVVKARTMREINRLLGDEGAINMIYSLEKRRSPGNNSAKNILPSTRRKKKDLMLKTKLVKNAMLKMSSPATASLSSNRLGRRSDVCTPSISPENKCTRKTSIDSQGSDQSSKCLGNFSGRKAIPADESKIIRKHSSSSEASSVGGSPILSVPETVPINNLTIKHTPVKALRVYTRKNKNSNDILLNSSDPPFVEVSKGTNKSSVKTKNSNNQKVKKQPVPASTKLSRSLAESIKKEVEDTTYNEITLRRYDGVVHITLTPVSTVMKNALNISVMEELMRELNHLENDDTCKVVLVSSAGRIFCQGLDIAPLVHDDQQKCIEAALDISSTLKKFISCLSNFPKLLVAGVDGAAVGLGATMLVHFDLVFASDKATFETPYAQLGHIAEGAATTILGRLLVAEMIMGSQRLTAGQAHYYGLVTRTLWPDRFHDELIPLVKALARQSLQAMITSKALQKQETKEKLAKALESETHILVQQWTGDECQQNLQAYLKDAVDNINT